In Gadus chalcogrammus isolate NIFS_2021 unplaced genomic scaffold, NIFS_Gcha_1.0 GACHA099, whole genome shotgun sequence, the DNA window ttccatCTGTTTGCCTACAGGTAGATCAAGGACCTGGACAAAGGACCATGAGTCTGCCTCATCACATCCGAGAAAAGGTATTTTACCAATAACCTGTCTCAGTGGGTGTAACAATCCACTTAATAcacaattcatattttttaattataaacTTTAATATCAGAGTACTTTTACTATGtaatttattgttttttaagCTGTGCTCTAACTTGTCTATTTAACTTTTACCTCAACTTTCTTTCTTCAATGTCTGCACCAGGGACAGTTTCTGTAATTTTGTTGTGTTCATATATAATTTGATGCAAGATACACAAATCAATATCATACCTGTATACCTATCATACATCATACCTGGAGAAAAAACTTGAATATTGAACATGTATTTGAAAATGTGGTTTTCGTAAAGTCTTGCAGTGCTTTAAAGGTAGGGTGGAGGATGTTGGAAAAACGGTTTGAGCACACagcattaagaaaaaaaaaaaaaacctttcctCGGCCTCCCCCCCGAAGCCACGCCTCCAGACTCAGAGTACAGGAACGCGCAGCGCTTGTTCCCGAGGGTTCATGAGTGCTACACTTGCTTATTTTACTTATAACTATATCATTAGTTTTCTTTCAACAGCCCGTGCTATCTGATATGCAGCTAACCTGCCAGTAGCCAAGCCTCTGAGGGCGCGCGATTCGTTCGTGCCCGAAGAGGAGTACgcgcagaggggggagggacaaaTGGCAGTTGAGTTTGATAGACAGGGTCACCATCCAAACATCTTGAATGTGACGCTCATGATTGGATGGAGTTTTTTCAATCCTGCCCATCCCACAGATTTTTTCGGTGTATGTGTCATATCATTTAATTCATTGGTTTCAATGTGTGAAGGAGATTTTAAGCAATATGGTAAAAAATGCTGCAGGAAAACATCATCCACCCTACCTTTAAGTTAACTTTTCTACCATTGTATGTCTGTTTTCAAGGAGTGTCAAGAcctgtgaaaaagaggacacctACAGAGGACCACGAGTCTGATACATCACAgccagaagaaagaaagaaaaacggtATTTTACCAATAACCTGTTTCAGTGAGTTATTTTCTAGTCTCATAGACTATGATGGTTTCAGGATGTCCACTATTCCTACAATTACTGGTACTTGGGGGTGTGATGAAACTCAACTCGCACACAACTCAGTCATGAACTAAAATAAGGCATTATTTTCTTACAGTGCTTACAGACAGTAAAGACTGACaatatgcatatttatttttcttatagCATTTACAATAATAGGCTTATAAGGAGTGAACAAGTCATGTTGCCTTTTCCTTATGTTCGCTTACTAATTTCATCAAatttagggatgggaattgagaACCAGTTCCAGTTGAGAACTGGCTCAATCCATCAACATCATATTTCTCCGAGCTTATCGATTCCTCTTATCGATTCCCAGGGATGTGATGTTGACAGAACGAAAAAGGCAGAACACAGCTCCGAGGGCAGTGCAGCCTCCGGACTGTCTatagcgcgcacacacacacatctatagtAATCACTCCCACCAACCTttcttttatcttattttatttttcatagaTTCATCaagaaagaagaggaagatgtggAGCAAAGAAGAAATCCAAGCTGTGGAACAGGAGCTGATGCACAGCATTAAGACTGGCAAGGTTCCTGGTAAAGCACAGTGTCTTGAATGTATCCGTGCATTTCCAGAGGCACTTAAAGGTAGGACCTGGGATGCTGTCAAGTACTACGTGAAAAACAGAATAGACGCTTGGAAGCGGCAGTCAATGTCACACTAACTGCAAGTTGTTCTTGCTCTTTTGTGTTCGAAAGAGGCAGTTCTAACAGTGACCATCGTTTGATCTGAGtcataattttttatttattttaagaggTACAATTTGTATCGGTTGTGCtacatttaaaaatgttattACCATGTTTGTGTACTATAACCATTTACTTGACTGTTTATCTTGCATGGGAAAGAGAAGAGTGGTTACATCAAGAAGAGTTCTATTATGTTTGATCCTTGTACTACAAAAGAGATAAACCTTGGttaaacacacaacaacctGTGTCTAGACATCTTATTTGGCATCTCCCATAATGGCGTCTCATAATTGGTAAAAGAGTTAGGGTTGCTTACTAGCATGCCACCAACATGTGATCATTTTATGAATAGTTTCACTATGATCTCTGACCCTCAGAACATGGGTCTAGACACCTTATTTGTTAAGCTATCTGCAATATTGGTTGAGATATAGTGAAATTAGATTTGTTTCGATAATGGCGGCACTTATTTGCATAGAAATATGTGGAACATCCCGACAACTATTTAACATAGCTCATCATTTTCTACACTTTTTCCAATCTAGAAACACTGATTTAGAAGTATATTTCCAAGGGGTGCATGATACCCCTCTTCCTACTAGACTATCAGTGTAAGggttaattaattatttttatattaaagtTCCATGCAGGCAAAAATGCACTGCAACAGACAGAGTAGCAAGTAAAAAGAGTAAGCACTTGTTATGCAGCTGTTGCCTgctgtttaaaataaaatgtgacaGACATTTCATTACACATTTGTCCCCCCCTATTGGCGGCACCCGGTACCAACCCTCTTCTTAAGTCCCCATCGTGTTGGTAAATGTCCTATGCAATAAGTGAAAAATTTGAAATGTGAAATCTTAACATTTTAAGTGATGCATGAAAATCTAAAATCTAAAAAAGAAATTGGGACTTGGAACCATGTCTGTATCTCATTTAGAAAGGGTGGTCCCCAGCAGACACCTTTTTGTCCACTGTCCCCACCGGGCCAGAtaaacgagtgtgtgtgtgtgtgtgtgtgtgtgtgtgtgtgtgtgtgtgtgtgtgtgtgtgtgtgtgtgtgtgtgtgtgtgtgtgtgtgtgtgtgtgtgtgtgtgtgtgtgttgcgagcgaatgtaattttaaagtaaccaacaaacaaactcaaagccgatgcatgcatccaaaactttctgttcaaaaccaaataaacaaatcaaaaaccgtcgtttttgatttgttatgttatgttacttaatatgactttggAAATAATGTTGCGCCATGATGCATGCCTGTCTGCTTTCAGCaagtaattaatattattattattataattattactcAGAACAAGTcgtgcatgtatgcaagtgtgtgcagttttgtttttttaagtaccggttcgagaaccgttttagcaccggaaccgtttgaaaagtaacgagtaggcaccggtatcggataaaacccaaacgatacccaaccctagTCAGGACAGCATACGGGCCATTGTCCTGGCTGTTGATGACCTTGAGTGGTTACATGGCTTTGGGGATGGTCATCCCAATAAACAGACTCACGTCAGCTTCAATGGAGTTCAGTTTGACCTCATTTAGGTAAGGCCATTGTTTTAGATCTTCTTCTCTCGGGATGTTCTTATCACTTACAGGAATTGTGCATTTTGTAAAGACCTCTGGGAGTTCGATGAAGTATTTGCCATCAAGGCTGCTTACTTCCAGTCCACATAATTTGAAGGGTTTTTACTGGCTTTTCATAACACATGGTTTGAAGCAGAATTTCTGTTTTCCTCCCTCTGACAGACAGTTCTTCCATTAGTTTTTCTGTACAGAAGGTAGCGGAACTCCCGGGATCCCGGGAAGGAATGCATATGTTTTTATGGAATGACTACCTTTGGTCGCCTTCACTATCACGGGTACAATTGCCAATTTGTGGTCTGTATTGCCGGCCTCTGTTTGGTCGGTTGGTGGCAGGGTAACTGTGACAGAGTTGGCTTGAACGGCTGTGCCACCACTAGTATTGTTCGTGGCTGCTACAGGTGCTTTAGTGTCTATGGCGCCATCTGCTGGCCATTTTTCGATGTGTAAGAGTGTTGGGTGTTTCTTATTACATGAGTGGCATGTCAGGCGTTTCTTACATGTTTTGCTGAGATGTCCTTTTGTCAAACAGGCAAAACAAAATCCATGTTTTTTAGAAATTCAATTTTCTCTCTGCGTGGGAGTTTTGACATTGCTTCACATCTTTCCATTGCATGCTCTCTTTTACAGTAAACACAGGGTTTGGAAAAAGCATAACTTTCATTGAAAGGAGTGACATTTCAGGCCCCTGTTGTGTTTGAAGCTTGGAGACTATTCGTTTCATATTGGATTGCAAGTCAAGTTCCGACATGTATTGAAGGTTTTCGGCAGCATTACAGCAACTTCTAAATATAACACATAACTGTAAAGTGCCTTTCCGTCATCTGGTCTGATTACAGTCCAGTCTAAGGCCTTCTCCATATAGGCAGTCGTGATTTTAAAGTCATTGCCAAAGTGTCGCTTGAGCAGGCGCTTGGCTTCAGCATACCCTTCCGCAGCGTCCATGTGAAAACAGCTTCTGACAAGTTATTTTGGTTGTCCGACTGTGtattgttccaaaaagtaaagtCGGTCTTCATTACTGTCAGTCTTATCTTCTATTTTGTATTTGATTGCTTGCATGAACAACTGAAATTCCAGGGGGTTACCATTGAACACGGGAACTTCCTTCTTTGGAAGTGCTGATTGAGCTACAACAGATACAAGCAGATTTGTCAAGTCTGAGTTATCTGGGGGTTCTAATGGTTCTCTTCCCGGAGTAGATGGTGCTCTTCTTGGTTGAGTCAAAGTAGTTCTAGTGCCTCCGCTTGATAAATTGAGCCTAGTTGTTGCAGCAGTGGTTGTTTGCGGTACTGCCATTGATTTCTGGGCTAGGCCGTCCCGCATAGCCCTCTGTAATGGTGTTTTATGTACTGCTCCCAGATCCACGAAATCCGGCTGAGATATCCCTGCatctctgctgctttccacCGATTCGGAAATTGGTTACTCCGTTCTGTGTGATTTCTCCAGATATTTCTGCAGATAAGCGTTCATACCATCCTCAGGTCTGAAAGCTGTTCCTGCTGTTGATTCAGTTGGATCGATTTCTTCTATGGCCTGTAGTTTTGCATTTGTGACAGCAAGATCCTCTCTTAGTTGAAATGCTTCCATTTTAGCTCGCAATTTAAGcttttccatttccatttcgTGTTTCTCTCTCAATGACTTAGCTCTGGCCAGCAAACCAGCTTTATCCACAGCAATTTTAATTCGTGCAGAATGAGCTGATGATGCTTTTGAACTACTCTTAGACACCATTGACACACTATCATGCACATCATCAGGTGATTGTGGGTCTTGCTGACGTCTTAACCATATCTCGGTTTGGCAAATAAAGTCATTAAACTTTGTTATCTTCGGTTCATCCCAGtaaacattttcattttctttcacgTCATCAGATCAAAGCATTTGAACTGATTCATGAGATGTTTTAAATGTCTTCAATATTTTGTGAAACTCTTCCAATTGTGCTTTCACAACAACAGCATCTCCTCTACCAAATCTTATGTCATTATTAATCTCATTCATTTTTCGAGTGCAGTGCCCAAGTTTGCCACGACGAGTTGCGCTGAGCTCTTTAATCCCATGTTTGCTTTGATGTTGCTCACCCGTGTCTGGGCCCATGGCCTTCTCTTCCTCAGACATGATCTTGGTTATTTTATTTCgttttataaataattattactTCCCATGTCGCatcaacaaacaaataaacagcgTCTTAATTTCTTTAATTCTTGCCGTCTGTTTAGTGTTGCGCACATAATTTATTCATTTGCAAAGTCGTGATTATTTTGTAGATTTATTGCAGGTTATGCTTAGTTACTGAAGTCTTTAGTCTGTCATAAGCAATATTCTTAAAAGAGTGTCCACGTTGAATTAACACGTCGGGATCTCAGTCATCGCTTATATGCTTCTTTCCTGCGATCGCGCAATTCGAATTGTCCCATCAAACATTTCAGTCTCTCCTGATGTCTGATCGTATGGGTCTTGATTGCGCAATTCGGATTGTCCCATCAAACATTTCGGTCTCTCCTAATGTCTGATCGTATCATGGGTCTCTGAAGACAATG includes these proteins:
- the LOC130378690 gene encoding uncharacterized protein LOC130378690 isoform X1 — encoded protein: MRRTASQVLWVTTSGSIDNIIGSLKGHYKLPKLLMACERGELSQFKGMTLDEISIDPTEEVPDDGSLSGSEDEGVMSSLSSNSSGLRPVERTTTEEDQESESQLTRGRSRTWTKDHESASSHPRKGVSRPVKKRTPTEDHESDTSQPEERKKNDSSRKKRKMWSKEEIQAVEQELMHSIKTGKVPGKAQCLECIRAFPEALKGRTWDAVKYYVKNRIDAWKRQSMSH
- the LOC130378690 gene encoding uncharacterized protein LOC130378690 isoform X2 → MSSLSSNSSGLRPVERTTTEEDQESESQLTRGRSRTWTKDHESASSHPRKGVSRPVKKRTPTEDHESDTSQPEERKKNDSSRKKRKMWSKEEIQAVEQELMHSIKTGKVPGKAQCLECIRAFPEALKGRTWDAVKYYVKNRIDAWKRQSMSH